The following are from one region of the Corylus avellana chromosome ca1, CavTom2PMs-1.0 genome:
- the LOC132166992 gene encoding uncharacterized protein LOC132166992 has product MEPAKIDWKRIESIFVEDELYEHINAPKWVDFLAPEESVNDEAWFCRPNCKHPRIAEDFLKSTPSKLTSSANGSESFPLRDQNRRDAKLKRRELTQSSVSSNSNSRFDEDSENQNPNSSTPPVLHAKPMKAAIKSSTKKAQMTHDMSQNNEPPRLKSTLSARNLFAGRDIINQITEFCSELKRMATRPRERENVERLIVEKIEVGVEEKVVKDSSCGVLGEVNGREKQRQPLLEVGKEKSPGMGESSVKEKQRRKKRADEAENVPISLDLNILRNKREETLLQIRTNPPSPQCFSATRGLNKTTTLKASSKSRLMDRGVLQEVEQNKEVTKEESAEKGRSVSIVDGREARTLDVFWFLKPCTLSN; this is encoded by the exons ATGGAACCAGCGAAAATTGATTGGAAGAGAATAGAGTCCATTTTTGTAGAGGACGAGCTGTACGAGCACATAAACGCACCCAAGTGGGTGGATTTTTTGGCCCCTGAAGAATCTGTGAACGACGAGGCCTGGTTTTGCAGACCCA ATTGCAAGCATCCAAGGATAGCTGAGGACTTTCTCAAGTCAACTCCTTCTAAG CTCACAAGCTCAGCTAATGGTTCTGAATCTTTTCCACTCCGCGATCAGAATAGAAG agaTGCAAAATTGAAGAGAAGAGAGCTTACTCAATCTTCAGTTTCGTCGAATAGCAATTCCAGATTCGATGAAGATAGTGAAAATCAGAACCCGAATTCGTCAACTCCTCCAGTTCTCCATGCAAAGCCCATGAAGGCAGCAATCAAATCAAGCACGAAGAAGGCGCAAATGACTCACGACATGTCTCAGAACAATGAGCCGCCGAGGCTGAAAAGCACTCTCTCGGCGAGGAACTTGTTTGCAGGGCGGGATATAATTAATCAGATTACGGAGTTTTGCAGTGAATTGAAGCGAATGGCGACGAGgccgagggagagagagaacgtgGAGAGGTTGATTGTGGAGAAGATCGAGGTGGGTGTTGAGGAAAAGGTGGTGAAGGATAGTTCTTGTGGAGTTTTGGGGGAGGTGAATGGGAGGGAGAAACAGAGGCAGCCATTGCTTGAAGTGGGTAAAGAGAAATCTCCAGGAATGGGGGAAAGCAGTGTCAAGGAGAAGCAGAGGAGGAAGAA GAGAGCTGATGAGGCAGAGAATGTTCCAATTTCTCTAGATTTGAATATTTTAAGGAATAAAAGGGAGGAAACTTTACTGCAAATTCGGACAAATCCTCCATCTCCTCAATGCTTTTCTGCTACTCGCGGGCTGAACAAGACGACCACATTAAAGGCTTCTTCTAAATCCAGGCTGATG GATAGAGGAGTACTTCAAGAAGTGGAGCAAAATAAGGAGGTAACGAAAGAAGAATCTGCAGAAAAGGGCCGAAGTGTATCTATTGTTGATGGCAGAGAAGCAAGAACCTTGGATGTGTTTTGGTTCCTCAAACCTTGCACACTATCCAACTAA